Proteins from a single region of Esox lucius isolate fEsoLuc1 chromosome 13, fEsoLuc1.pri, whole genome shotgun sequence:
- the ela3l gene encoding elastase 3 like: MIPIVLASVLIASVLGCGTPPIEPLTTRVVNGVDAKPHSWPWQISLQYNRNGEWRHTCGGSLIASNWVMTAAHCINPSLSYRVFIGKHNLVNTEEGSQAIIPEKLIVHEKWNPIFVALGNDIALIKLSEHVTLSDHVQLGCIPAAGTVLENNYPCFITGWGRLSTGGPIADNLQQALMPVVDHATCSKPDWWGIALRNTMVCAGGDGIVAGCNGDSGGPLNCKNQEGIWEVHGIASFVSGLGCNYVKKPTVFTRVSNFNDWIDQAMMNN, encoded by the exons ATGATCCCCATTGTTCTGGCCTCAGTGCTCATCGCCAGTG TCCTCGGGTGTGGCACCCCTCCTATCGAGCCTCTGACCACCCGTGTGGTCAATGGAGTGGACGCTAAGCCCCACAGCTGGCCCTGGCAG ATCTCGTTGCAGTATAACAGGAATGGTGAGTGGAGACACACCTGTGGAGGATCCTTGATTGCCAGCAACTGGGTCATGACCGCTGCTCATTGCATCAA CCCCAGCCTGTCCTACAGAGTGTTCATTGGAAAGCACAACCTGGTTAACACTGAGGAAGGTTCCCAGGCCATTATCCCTGAGAAGCTTATTGTCCATGAGAAGTGGAACCCCATTTTTGTGGCCCTTGG AAATGACATTGCCCTGATCAAACTGTCTGAGCATGTGACCCTGAGTGACCACGTGCAACTTGGTTGTATCCCGGCTGCCGGCACTGTGCTGGAAAACAATTACCCATGTTTCATCACCGGCTGGGGAAGGCTTTCCA CTGGTGGCCCCATTGCTGACAACCTGCAGCAGGCTCTGATGCCCGTGGTGGACCATGCCACCTGCTCCAAGCCTGACTGGTGGGGTATTGCTCTCAGGAACACCATGGTGTGTGCTGGAGGAGATGGGATCGTGGCTGGCTGCAAC GGTGACTCTGGTGGCCCCTTGAACTGCAAGAACCAAGAGGGAATCTGGGAGGTCCATGGAATTGCCAGCTTTGTGTCTGGTCTGGGCTGTAACTATGTGAAAAAGCCTACAGTCTTCACCCGGGTGTCCAACTTCAACGACTGGATCGACCAG GCGATGATGAAcaactaa
- the bco2l gene encoding beta-carotene 15, 15-dioxygenase 2, like — translation MSSTFSRDTASNKCPLAMGLETIAPLVQSVEETPEPITTVTIGKIPCWIHGSFLRNGPGKFEFGKDNFNHWFDGMALMHRFYIRDGEVTYSSRFLRSDSYVTNLQKNRIVVSEFGTIAMPDPCKNLFARFFSRFKVPQATDNASVNFVKYKGDYYVSTETNYMRRVDPQSLETKEKVDWTQYIAVNSATAHPHYDREGASYNMGNSYGRQGFFYNIIRVPPPDKGEREDKADLSGAQVLCSIPASDSRKPSYFHSFAMSENYVVFIEQPIKLDLLKFMMFRIQGKSFHKVMTWEPQYDTIFHVVDRHTGEQSKVKYRTPAMFTLHQINSYEDRGFLVMDMCCGDNGEVIGDFTLENLRRAPGEEMDKFYNSMCRNLPRRYVLPLTVTDDTPSNQNLVTMPFCQATAVKTGRGEVLCVHEELYDKELLQFGGLEFPQINYAHYNALKYRYFYACGFGHLFSDSLLKMDLETKKLKAWRQPGLFPSEPVFVPAPNATEEDDGVVMSVIITPRMEKSTFLLVLDAKTFTELGRAEVPVNIPFGTHGVFNEMG, via the exons ATGAGCAGCACCTTCAGCAGAGACACTG CATCCAACAAGTGCCCCTTGGCCATGGGGCTGGAGACTATTGCCCCCCTGGTGCAGTCTGTTGAGGAGACCCCAGAACCCATCACCACGGTGACCATTGGGAAAATCCCATGCTGGATCCATGGAAGCTTCTTGCGGAATGGGCCTGGAAAGTTTGAGTTTGGCAAAGACAA CTTCAACCACTGGTTCGATGGCATGGCCTTGATGCACCGCTTTTACATCCGTGACGGCGAGGTGACCTACAGCAGCCGCTTCCTGCGCAGTGACTCCTACGTGACCAATTTACAGAAAAACCGCATCGTGGTGTCTGAGTTTGGAACCATTGCCATGCCTGACCCCTGCAAGAACCTCTTTGCTCGATTCTTTTCCCGCTTCAAGGTTCCAC AAGCCACAGACAATGCCAGTGTGAACTTTGTGAAGTACAAGGGAGACTATTACGTTAGTACTGAGACCAACTACATGCGGCGGGTGGATCCACAGAGTCTAGAGACCAAGGAGAAG GTGGACTGGACTCAATACATAGCAGTAAACTCAGCCACAGCCCATCCTCATTATGACCGGGAAGGGGCCTCATACAATATGGGCAACTCCTATGGAAGGCAGG GCTTTTTCTACAACATTATCCGTGTGCCTCCGCCTGATAAGGGAGAACGGGAGGACAAGGCTGATTTGAGTGGAGCTCAGGTCCTCTGTTCCATCCCAGCCTCTGACTCCAGGAAACCATCCTATTTTCACAGCTTTG CCATGTCAGAGAACTATGTGGTGTTCATAGAGCAGCCAATAAAGCTGGACCTGCTCAAGTTTATGATGTTCAGGATCCAAGGCAAGAGCTTCCACAAGGTCATGACCTGGGAACCACAGTACGACACCATCTTCCATGTGGTGGATAGACACACAGGCGAG CAAAGTAAGGTGAAGTACCGCACCCCAGCCATGTTCACACTTCACCAGATAAACTCCTATGAGGACAGAGGGTTCCTTGTCATGGATATGTGCTGTGGGGACAATGGGGAAGTCATTGGTGACTTCACACTAGAGAACCTCCGCAGGGCTCCAGGAGAGGAGATGGACAAG TTTTATAACTCCATGTGCAGAAACCTTCCGCGGAGATATGTACTACCTCTGACAGTGACTGATGACACACCCAGTAACCAAAACCTTGTTACCATGCCTTTCTGTCAAGCAACTGCGGTCAAGACTGGGCGTGGAGAG GTTCTCTGTGTACACGAGGAGCTCTACGACAAAGAGCTACTCCAGTTTGGTGGTCTGGAGTTCCCACAAATCAACTATGCCCACTACAATGCACTTAAGTACCGCTACTTTTATGCATGTGGCTTTGGACATTTGTTCAGTGACTCCCTGCTGAAGATGGACCTAGAGACCAAGAAacttaag GCATGGCGTCAGCCTGGTCTGTTTCCTTCTGAACCAGTGTTTGTTCCTGCACCGAATGCAACAGAGGAGGATGATGGTGTGGTCATGTCTGTCATTATCACACCCAGAATG GAGAAAAGCACTTTCTTGCTAGTTCTGGATGCAAAGACCTTCACAGAGCTTGGCCGGGCTGAGGTTCCAGTCAACATTCCATTTGGAACTCATGGAGTGTTCAATGAAATGGGCTGA